A genomic window from Gossypium hirsutum isolate 1008001.06 chromosome D10, Gossypium_hirsutum_v2.1, whole genome shotgun sequence includes:
- the LOC107915653 gene encoding glutathione S-transferase F13, with amino-acid sequence MDGSGVSPIQSSNQALIRQMIVNPIYGIAPDEKIIEIELHNLAKVLDVYEERLSEYKYLGGDFYSMADLHHIPDLVYFMRSSKSPIVTSRPCVNAWWNDISSRPASVKVVELMKL; translated from the coding sequence ATGGATGGAAGTGGAGTCTCACCAATTCAATCCTCCAACCAAGCACTCATTCGCCAAATGATCGTCAATCCAATATACGGGATCGCCCCTGACGAGAAGATCATCGAGATCGAATTGCATAACCTAGCCAAAGTTCTCGATGTCTACGAGGAAAGGTTGTCGGAATATAAATATCTCGGAGGAGATTTCTATAGCATGGCCGATTTGCACCATATACCTGACCTTGTTTATTTCATGAGAAGCTCTAAATCGCCAATTGTAACTAGTCGGCCTTGTGTGAATGCTTGGTGGAATGATATTTCATCAAGACCTGCATCGGTTAAAGTTGTGGAACTCATGAAActttag
- the LOC121222467 gene encoding uncharacterized protein has product MDTVESIRSWVSTHKLTSIGAIWASAIGASMAYTGSRTALKPSLRLIHARMHAQAFTLTVLSGAAAYHYYDKSCRKQEEAASA; this is encoded by the exons ATGGATACAGTTGAGTCGATTCGGTCCTGGGTCTCAACTCACAAGCTCACCAGCATTG GAGCAATCTGGGCATCAGCAATTGGGGCATCAATGGCTTATACTGGTTCGAGAACTGCCCTTAAGCCGAGTCTTAGGCTTATTCATGCTAG GATGCACGCCCAAGCCTTTACACTGACAGTGCTATCGGGTGCAGCAGCTTATCATTATTACGACAAGAGTTGCAGAAAGCAAGAGGAGGCAGCCAGTGCCTAG
- the LOC107916305 gene encoding peroxidase P7 has product MIGNKFALTNMALFRSLLLIILIVAVSSCQTNAQLSPNYYSSTCPQALSIVKAEVASAIKNETRIGASLLRLHFHDCFVNGCDGSVLLDDNSTFIGEKTAVPNNNSARGFNVVDNIKARLEKACPGVVSCADILAIAARDSVVRLGGPSWKVRLGRRDSTSASRSAANASIPPPTSNLSALISSFSAQGLSIKNLVALSGSHTIGLARCTSFRSHIYNDSNIDPSFANSLRRICPRSGNDSVLAPLDRQTPTSFDNLYYKNLLEKKGLLHSDQEIFNGSSLTDGLVKMYAADTSLLFKEFAKSMIKMGNIKPLTGNAGEIRINCRKAN; this is encoded by the exons ATGATTGGCAACAAATTTGCATTAACCAACATGGCTTTGTTTCGTTCACTGTTACTAATTATTTTGATTGTTGCTGTTTCTTCATGTCAAACCAATGCCCAACTCTCTCCTAATTACTATTCATCCACTTGCCCGCAAGCTTTGTCTATTGTGAAGGCCGAAGTTGCCTCAGCTATAAAGAACGAAACTCGCATCGGAGCTTCGTTGCTGAGATTACATTTCCACGACTGCTTCGTTAAC GGTTGTGATGGGTCGGTACTTTTGGACGATAACTCGACGTTTATAGGTGAGAAAACCGCGGTTCCTAACAATAACTCGGCGAGAGGGTTCAACGTCGTCGACAACATCAAAGCTCGGCTGGAGAAAGCGTGTCCTGGAGTTGTATCCTGCGCTGATATTCTCGCCATTGCTGCTCGTGATTCGGTTGTTCGG TTAGGGGGTCCGTCATGGAAGGTAAGGTTGGGAAGAAGGGATTCGACAAGCGCTAGCAGAAGTGCCGCAAATGCCTCTATTCCACCACCAACCTCTAATCTAAGCGCTCTTATTTCAAGCTTCTCAGCTCAAGGCCTCTCAATAAAAAACCTTGTAGCACTTTCTG GTTCACACACCATTGGCCTCGCCCGCTGCACATCATTTCGGTCACACATTTACAACGACTCCAATATAGACCCCTCCTTTGCCAACTCGTTGCGACGGATTTGCCCGAGAAGCGGCAACGATAGTGTGCTCGCCCCTCTCGACCGTCAAACACCAACTAGTTTTGATAACTTATACTACAAGAATTTGTTGGAGAAGAAGGGTTTGCTTCATTCAGATCAAGAGATCTTCAATGGAAGTTCTTTAACTGATGGTTTGGTTAAAATGTATGCAGCCGATACTTCATTATTGTTCAAGGAATTTGCCAAGTCTATGATCAAGATGGGAAACATTAAACCTCTCACAGGAAATGCTGGGGAAATCAGAATCAACTGTCGGAAAGCAAATTGA
- the LOC107916306 gene encoding peroxidase P7, protein MHSMPKAWSLLLLLVILVFGAFVEGSHGSKLSQNYYKSTCPQVLSIVKAKTESILKKKPRMGASLLRLHFHDCFVNGCDGSILLDDDSTFIGEKTALANNNSARGFELVDDIKAEVEKTCPGVVSCADILAIAARDSTVVLGGPSWKVKLGRRDSITASRADANKFIPAPSFTLSALKSNFHAQGLSLKDLVALSGAHTIGLARCTTFRAHIYNDSNIDPSFAKSLQHKCPRTGKDNIHRRLDLRTPISFDNFYFRNLLKKKGLLRSDQELFNGKSADSLVKKYAADSSKFFKQFTKSMIKMSNIKPLTGNSGQIRINCRKVN, encoded by the exons ATGCATTCCATGCCTAAAGCTTGGTCCTTGTTACTTCTTCTTGTCATTCTTGTCTTTGGTGCATTTGTTGAAGGCAGCCATGGAAGCAAACTCTCTCAAAATTACTACAAATCGACTTGTCCCCAAGTATTGTCCATTGTCAAAGCTAAAACCGAATCCATTTTAAAGAAGAAACCAAGGATGGGGGCTTCTTTGCTGCGGTTGCATTTCCATGACTGCTTTGTTAAT GGGTGTGACGGTTCGATATTGTTGGACGATGACTCGACGTTTATTGGTGAGAAAACTGCTCTTGCTAACAATAACTCGGCTAGGGGATTCGAACTTGTCGACGATATTAAAGCTGAAGTGGAGAAAACTTGTCCTGGAGTAGTTTCCTGTGCCGATATTCTTGCCATTGCTGCTCGTGACTCGACTGTCGTA CTAGGGGGTCCGTCATGGAAAGTTAAACTGGGGAGGAGGGATTCTATCACTGCTAGCAGGGCTGATGCAAACAAGTTCATTCCTGCACCCAGTTTCACCTTAAGTGCTCTCAAATCAAACTTCCATGCTCAAGGACTCTCATTGAAAGATTTGGTGGCACTTTCAG GTGCACACACTATTGGCCTGGCAAGGTGCACAACATTTCGAGCACACATCTACAATGACTCCAACATTGATCCCTCATTTGCCAAGTCCCTGCAACACAAATGCCCCAGAACCGGAAAAGATAACATTCATCGACGCCTTGACTTACGGACACCGATTTCTTTCGATAATTTCTACTTTCGAAACTTGTTGAAAAAGAAGGGTCTCCTCCGGTCCGATCAAGAGCTCTTTAACGGCAAATCAGCCGACTCTCTGGTTAAAAAGTATGCCGCAGATTCTTCCAAGTTTTTCAAACAGTTCACCAAATCTATGATCAAGATGAGCAACATCAAGCCTCTCACAGGAAATTCTGGGCAAATTAGGATCAATTGCAGAAAAGTCAACTGA